In Rosa chinensis cultivar Old Blush chromosome 1, RchiOBHm-V2, whole genome shotgun sequence, a genomic segment contains:
- the LOC112189572 gene encoding nifU-like protein 1, chloroplastic — MVPSDFSWLPKTPIPSSQIPAKSHQSPQLMLVKWCRLTPQIRIFLCSAIRASNASAVVESSSSSPRLYSAKQFELIVPNIDLVLEDVGPYLINDGGNVDVVSVEDSVVSLKLQGACGSYPSSTTTMKMGIERVLKEKFGDALKDIQQVFDEENRETIVESRHIEAGEEF, encoded by the exons ATGGTTCCTTCTGATTTCTCCTGGTTGCCCAAAACCCCAATTCCTTCTTCTCAAATCCCAGCGAAATCCCATCAATCCCCACAACTTATGCTTGTAAAATGGTGCCGTCTAACTCCTCAAATAAGAATCTTTCTCTGTTCTGCCATTAGAGCTTCGAACGCAAGCGCTGTCGtcgagtcttcttcttcttctccgagACTCTACTCGGCCAAGCAATTTGAGCTCATAGTTCCCAACATTGACTTGGTTCTCGAGGACGTCGGCCCCTATCTCATCAACGATGGTGGAAACGTCGACGTTGTGTCCGTCGAAGACAGCGTCGTTTCTCTGAAGCTCCAAG GGGCTTGTGGAAGCTATCCTAGCTCAACAACCACCATGAAAATGGGGATTGAACGAGTGCTTAAAGAAAAGTTTGGAGATGCACTCAAGGATATTCAACAAGTCTTTGATGAAGAAAACAGAGAGACCATAGTTGAG TCTCGACACATTGAGGCCGGCGAAGAATTTTGA